Part of the Equus caballus isolate H_3958 breed thoroughbred chromosome 5, TB-T2T, whole genome shotgun sequence genome is shown below.
TGTCCTTTAAGAACTTCATCCTTCTTTAGCCAAACCAAGtgctccaaagaaagaaaaagtgaaggagGCATTTTTGGTTATGTGTAGAGGTGTACATCAAAAGGGAGGGCCCATTTGACTTGGAGCTTGTTTTTACCAGCTGTATCACTGATGTGCACATATGTGAGTGTTTCTATCAACTTAGTAGCATATATTCATCTGGATATGGTTGCCACTCTGTGTGTTTGTCTTAGTACGTGTGATCCCATTAACAAATTTGTCAGGAGTTagaatgtattagtttcctgttgctgtgtaacaaattgccacaaacttagcagcttaaaacaacagatgtTTACTATCTTTCCATGAGTTAAGAGTCCCAGCACAGCTTTGCTGGGCGCTCTGTCAAGGTCTTACAAAGCTGCAATCAGCATATTGACTGGGCTGTGCACCTTCCTGCAGCTCTTCCAAGCTCGTGTAGTCATTGGCAGAATTTTGCTCCTcatggttgtaggactgaggtccccaccTTCTTGCAGGCTGTTAGCTGGGAGCCAATCTCAGCTCCTAGATGCCCCCTGCCAAATGGCCATCACAGGCcctctcacaacatggcagcttgcttcctTAAGGCCAGCAGGAGACTCTCAGTCTAGTCTGCTAAGACAGTCTTATATAATGTAACATAATCATGGGAgggacatcccatcacctttgtcaTATTTTGTTGGCTAGAAGCTAGTCATAGGTTCCACCTACACTCAAGGGGATTATGCAAGAGTCTGACTCATtggggtcatcttagaattctgtctaccacatgGAGTAGACTGTTTTTGTCCCAAGCAACTTCTGCTATCTGGAAAGGGAAGACAAGAAGGGGCTGTGTATACAGCTGCTGGTAAAGAATACTTTTCTTCCCAGCAAAGCTAAAGATATTTGAGGAATGGGAGACAGGCCTCCTATTCAGCAGAGCTCTGAGGCTGGAATGTtgcaaggagaaaaagataagaaaggcACTGGGTCCAGCTTTGGCCTCCTTGTACCTCTACCACTTGAAaattgttttgtggcctagtaCCTCTACCACCGTCTACGTGTATTTGGGCCCATGTTTTTCAGATTGGCTACTACTCCAGATCTCTAACAGAGTTTTCATCGAAGGGGATCCTCTGGCCTTGAGGTGTCATGGATGGAAGAATAAGCTGGTGTACAATATAGTTTTCTACCAAAATGGCAAAGCCTTTAAGTTTTCTCTGCAGGATTCTGAATTCACCATTCTGAAAACCAACCTGAGTCACAATGGCATCTATCACTGCTCAGGCATGGGATGGCATCGCTACACATCAGCAGGAGTATCTATCACTATAAAAGGTATGGTATCTGAATAGTCATAGAGCTGTTGTTGTGAGGACCAGACGAACCATCATAAATCATTGCTTCAATTTGCAAGTAAAGAAACGGAGGCCTTACTGAAGGCCACACAATGACCACCGGCTGGGCCAGGACCAGAACTGAGGTCTTCTGGGTCCCAGTCCATTGCCCTTTCCAGTATACCATCAATAATCACAGGAGCTAATGTCAAGGCCAGGACATAGTGAGCATCCATTTCATCAATTTCATTTTAGTTGCATGGAATAGAGACTCCCTCAAGGTCGGTAGGAGAGATATTAGAAAATAACCCAATGGAATCTCATAAAAGCTCCATAGAAACAGAAGCCAGGAAGACATTAGGACTTGGTTATATGTACTTTCCATCTATCTCTCAGGGAAAACGTGGCCTCTCTGGTTCCACCTCTCTCTGAGCATCTGCTAATTAAGCAGCTTCCTTTGTTCCAGTTTGCACGTGGCCCTTGTTGTGACTCTTTCGTGGCCTTTCATCTTAGTACTCACAACTACTAGCAACTTTTTTCTGACTGAAAAATAGTTCATTTCCATGGGAAATAAATTATTGTCCCAGATTGTTTTTTGAGGCTTGAACACAGTCATGAGTCACTGACCTGGCTAGTGTGTGGGCCAGTGTCCACTCTTAGACAACTATTACTAAAAGGGCATGGTAATACAATAAATAACATGGCTATTCAGGGAAGTATGGACTGTGTACAGGTACTCTCCCCAGTAGGATGTGAGCAAGCTGGCAACTATCTCTATGAGGAAACCCCAAGAATGCCTCTCTGCTAGAAGTGGGAAAAAATGTATGTTATGGATGCATTCTCTAAGAGCAGGTTTCCTGAAGGGAGAGGGGATATATCCTCTGTAAAAGAACCTTGACACTGAGGCAGCCAACCCTGTCCGTGTCAACTTTTTCTTTAGAGCTATTTCCAGCCCCAGTGCTGAGATCCTCCTTGTCATTCCCGCTCCTAGAGGGGAATCTGGTCAACCTGAGTTGTGAAACCAAGTTGCTCCTACAGAGGCCTGGTTTGCAGCTTTACTTCTCCTTCTACGTGGGCAGCAAGACCCTGATGAGCAGGAACACATCCTCTGAATACCAGATACTAACTGCTAAAAGAGAAGATTCTGGGCTATACTGGTGTGAGGCTACCACAGAAGATGGAAACGTCATCAAGCGCAGCTCTGAGTTGGAGCTTCAAGTGCTTGATGAGTGAGCATGATGGGAATTGACTGGCACAAGAGAGGATGCTCCGTTTTCTCCTATGAGACTGAGGTCTGTTCAAGGGGATTTCATGGCCCACCTAGGAAAAAACCATCAACAGGCCTTTCCACTCTTGATTCAGAACTTCACTATTCTCCTCATAAACTTCattaaatttcctttcctttctttttctttcatttcatttcctttctttcctccatttatttccttctttttgtccttccttccttcttttcttttcttctcttctttattttctattttttccagtctctctctcctccctctcctctctcctcctctctctctctctctccccctcttcctccttccttaccTCCCTCCTTCTCTACCCTCTCTCTCACCAACAATCTAATCAACAATATATTGAGTTCCTCCTATCTACTGTCACAGGTATGGGGATATAAAGACCCTGGGGTGCAGTTCTTACTTCAAGGAGCTCTCATGGTGGTGAGACAGAGATTTTGTGGGTTGCACATAACTACTTGTCCAAGTGTCTATATTTGGCTGAGGTGGAAGTATTATAAGctctagaaaaaaaattgtttaggaAAAAAGCTTGTCTTTAACCCAAATTTATTTCAAGCATTAAATGGCATGGAAATAGCAGTTGTCTGAGACTAAGGAGTAAGGCCGCTGACAGGGCCCTGGCAGTTAGGCTCTTATGAGGAGCCTGCCCCCAGTCCGTACACCATAGCCCAGCTAGACCTAcctccagctccttcctgccccctGAAATTACCAGTGTCTCCACTGGGAGCTGGCATATCAGGTCCCAGCCAACCTCCTCTTCCAAATATAACTCAAACACATCCCTCCGGCTTCTAGAAagcatttcttctctttgtcattttctgtttCAGGCCTCCAGTCACCAACTTCTGTCTGGTTTCatgtccttttctatctggcaGTGGGAGTAATATTTTTGGTGGACACTATTTTCTGTACGATAATACATAAGGAActtcaaagacagaaaaagtgGAATTTAGAAATCTCTTTGGGCTCTGGTCATGAGAAGAAGGTAACTTCCTACCTtcaaaaagaaatacagtcaGAAGAAGAGCTGAAATGTCAGCAATAAGAAGAACAGCTGCAGGAAAGGACACTCCAGAAGAAGCCCCCGGAGGGAAAGAAGAAGCGGCAGCTTAGTGGGTGCCCAGACATCTAGACagtccctcccccttcctctctgggtAAGCACTGGGGCACAAACATCCACAAGTTGAAAGACACTAGAACTGTGAGTCCCATGTCATCTAACtcttaaataaagcaaataaataagctGACTTCAATGAAGACAAACTTGGAAATTTGGTGAGCAAGGGTGATTTGAAGTGAGACTTACTCTAAAGTAATCTTTAAAAACTTCGAAGTCAAGTCTAACCTAATTATCCTATTAGGTAGTTTGAGTAATATATTTTGGGGGACAGGGTTAAAAGATaagtgtatgcatatgtgtaagaaattaagacagagaaagagagagagaatgggagggagtacgaggagacagagaaagagaaagagaggctaTGAGGCAGACAAGAGGGAATAGTACAGACCAAAAAGGAAATATCACTTACAAATGAATTCTGAGAGACCCTGAGAATGAGAGAGCTCACACCTTGGCAGTGCTCAGGAACGTGCTTACTTCAcggcttttctcttttaatacaATGTGCAGGGAATGCATCCATGCATCTTACAAGAGATACAAGGGATTAACTCACGATGAGAAATAGGTGCATCATTTTTGCCCTTTCATTTGAGGCTTTCTCATAACCTTTCTGTGTGCAGAGACACCAGGGGTCCTGCTTGTCTGTCCCAGTCTCTTGCCCTATAGGAAGGCAGAATGTAACTACTGCTTTCCTTGATAAATCAAACCCAGATCTCCGAGATGGCACAGCAAGGAGAAAtttcaagcagagaggagcagtgAAATCATAAAGCCCCAGCTCTTACCTCCAGAGGTCTACTTTACCCTTCTGATTTTCTGGATGATTACTAACTAGCTTCAAGATACACTACTGTCCCCCTTGGGCTCTACTTGGGAGACAGAATATTTTTCTGCTACTCTATAACACAGCTGAGATAAAACTGAAATAGGTGAATAAGACTTTactaaaacttagaaaaaacaaaaaggggtaTACACTAACCTAGCAacatgattctagattatttggCTTAAAAAATGCAGCTTATCTTCCAAACAAGGATGCATCCCTGCCTAGCCTCTGTCCTGGCTCCACATGGCAGGGCTCACCTTTAGTACTCACCACCTACAAGCACCCTCAAGCAACTTGGAACTTGAAGTAGATGGAAGAGCACCTTAGCCCGCTGCTTCCCTAGTCTGCGGACAGtgagaatgttcttctccccttCATCTTCAAAAAAAAGTACAACAATTATCATCTTAATAGAAGTGCAATAACTCCAACATTTGtattaaaagaaattatcatATATAATAGCAGGAGTTTCATTGCTTGCACATAATGTTTGGTCTTATGGACTGGGGAAACAGGGAAATGAGAATTGCAGGGGACGAATCCCACAGGAAAGAGGCCCAAAGCCCCTCTGTGGAAGGACTGCCTGTAGAAGATTCTAGCCTGAGGAATGGGGAATTGAAGCAGGAAGTGGCATTCCCACCCAGAGGAGAAAGCTCTGCCTACCCTCACAGGGTGGACAGAATTTCAGGGAAAGTGCTTCCTGGGGACAAAAGGTTGGGGCAGACATGGACGTAGGCAGAGCACTGAGGTGAAGCTGGAATGGAACCAGTCATTGCTGAAGCATCACAAAgtgcttcctccttccccactctCTTCTTTTGTGCTTTCTCTCCAGATTTTTCCATGCATATATCTTTGTCATAATTTTTTCTCATAAGTACGTTAATACTTAAATAATTGATTTTACTAACACAATTTCATAATTGAGTAAGTTGTACTTCAGTCTACCCTTATTTCTGGCTTACAGCTTGCCAGGAATAGGTTCTTGGGTCCCCCAAATTAAGGCCTACCTGCTTATCACCCTAGCTTTGGTGCTGGGTCTGGTCAAGGCCTGGTAACACCTCATACTTCTCCTGGCAGGTGCTCAGCCCTCCAATTTCCCTATAGGGCTTGGATGCCTCTCTGGCACTTGCCCCTGTCTATCTAAGAGCTCActcctcttcatttttattccatCCTCTCCTGGAAACACAAACAGAAATCACTGGATCCCACTGGGGAGAGAGGCCCAAAGGACCCCGGATCCCTTCTTTGCTCACCATCCTCCATTCTTGGGGAAAGCCTGTATATGTAGGCAGGGGGTGGGTGTGGTTAATAACTCCATTTGGGGACCAGGAAACCATGGGAAGGAACATGAAATCTTCTCTAGGTCTGCTCTAGAGACAAATTAACAGGTACCCACAGGgaaacttttagaaagagattACAAAGATGACTCCATGTCTTGATACCACAATCAGCTTAGGATGCTGTTCTTGGTGCCCAGTGTTTTCAGTACCTCTCTTAGTCATTCCCTAAGGTGCTAGCTGCCCCAAGAGTGTCATAAACATCAACCACTAGTGGATATGGTACCTATGCCTGCTCTTTCCCCAGGAAACTACATGGGGTAGCTGTTGGAACACTTAACTGGTAGCAGCTTTTACTTACTGGAGGATACGAGAAATCTGTTTTACCAATCccctttagaaaataaattaaaaaccaaGTTAAAGCTCCAGATCATGTACAACAGAGTTGTTTGACCACCACTTGGTCCATTAATAATAACTTAATGCATGGTTACATGTCCAAGGCTTATAATCAGATGTATCTTGTTAAACAAAGCCAACTGGTATTTTAccattcataagaaaaaaaattctaataatattACTTAAATCTTTCAAGActtaatatttaaacaaaaatatccatAATCTTAACATCATCGGCACAATCAAGCTCTTATGTGTTTTTAACACAATGCTCTTTTTAGAATAGCTGAGAACATTTCTCAAACATTTAAcattaaattatctattttttaaattttatttatttatttatttttttgaggaagattagtcctgagctaactgctgccaatcctcctcttctttgctgaggaagactggccctgagctaacatccatgcccatcttcttctactttatacgtgggatgcctacccctgcagggcatgccaagcagtgccatgtctgcacccgggatctgaactggctaaacccaggccaccgaagcggaacgtgcacgcttaaccactgtgccaccaggccggcccctaaattatctatttttaatacTGGAGAAAAGAGTAGATGTAAGGATACTGGAATTGGATGACTATAGCAAAGCACCGTTGATGCTCTGCAGAAAGATAATGAACAACTGAGGGTAACAAGCAGCTGAAAACCAGAGGACCTCTTTGGCTGCCTACGAAGAAGCTCTCATCTCCTGGAAAGTGGAATGCCAAAGAAAGCCAAGGACTGAGGCTGGGCATAAGTCCAAGGGGGAAACTTCACAGGTCTGTGGTCAAGGCCCTGGTTGGGAGAACCTGGGACCCTGATACATGAAACCTCTTGGCAGATGCCTCCAAAAATTTTGACCCCCCCCTCAATGGTCCTAACCCTTTTGAGCCTGCAAAAGTGGCCCACACTGCTCTAGTAAGAGCCAGCACTCCCCCAGCTAGAATAAAATGCAGAGACTTCTCTCCAAcaaggcaacagatgcccccctCAGGATCTGTCCCCATCTCTCCCCCTAGCCACTAAGGCTACATAAAGGGTTAAGTCACAGAATAATGCAGCTGGAgcccaagagaaaaagaaagagctacaAAGCCCAGCCTCTATTTACCCGCAGAAGCCTGGAGAAATGCAGGGGACTGGATTCTAAGGGTACTTCACCAAGGGGACCAGGACATAAAATTGGATAGGAAAAAGTTTATTGACTTGGGAGCTCTCTCCTAAGTTACAGTGTTTAACACCATCACAAAGACCCCAGGAGTCCATGCTAACTCATTACTAGGACAGCACCTAGAAGTTTGCAAAAAGTTATGGCCCATGCTGAGAGAAGTTGAAATGTCAGTTTGGTAAGGGAAAATAGTGAAGGAAGAGATTAAATGGCTTAAGAAAGTGGGCATGCTGGACTGGGTATACTTTTTATGGCCAGAGATCTACCTGATGATTATGTTCCATGGAAGAGCCCAAAGGAAACACCATTTACCAAGGCAATATGGAACATCTGGTGAGAAGGATATAAGAAATCTCTTAAAAGTTCAGTAGAGGCTCTCCTACGAACTCCTATGGGCAGGGCTGAGGGTAGGAGAGAAAGTCATGGAATCTGGCTCACTGATAGCAATGGAGATGATAAGACTCCAAAACAATAAAGACCAGGTGGTAGTGCCTAACAACCAGAAACCAGAGAACCACAGTTATTGTAATGACCAACAAGGTCAGAGTGGCATCTGAGAAAGCCTGACCTACAGAGAGTTAAAGAAATGATTAATAGGGCATGGTATCCCTATAAGCCCAATATCCCTATAAGCCCCTGTTGATTGGCACTTCACAAGGATATTACTGAGTTTCTACCAACAGAAGAAATCAAGACCGAACAACCGGGAGGCTGAGGTCAGTTTTCATATCCAGAACCCATTAATTGAAGAGATGTCCGGATCCCCAGGATAAAAGACCCTGCAACAGCATGGCAAGTATAAAAAGTCATTTACTCATGT
Proteins encoded:
- the LOC111773647 gene encoding putative high affinity immunoglobulin gamma Fc receptor IB, whose translation is MMLGIPESHPGHLPSRPLLATFSTPRLRRPSLHTWALHRGASPGQVRGAAADSTKAVITLQPPWVSVFQEENVTLWCEGPHLPEDSSTRWFLNGTTIQTLTPRYRITAATVNDSGEYRCQTGLSVPSDPIQLEIHRDWLLLQISNRVFIEGDPLALRCHGWKNKLVYNIVFYQNGKAFKFSLQDSEFTILKTNLSHNGIYHCSGMGWHRYTSAGVSITIKGLQSPTSVWFHVLFYLAVGVIFLVDTIFCTIIHKELQRQKKWNLEISLGSGHEKKVTSYLQKEIQSEEELKCQQ